Proteins encoded within one genomic window of Saccharomyces mikatae IFO 1815 strain IFO1815 genome assembly, chromosome: 15:
- the TOS7 gene encoding Tos7p (similar to Saccharomyces cerevisiae DCV1 (YFR012W) and YOL019W; ancestral locus Anc_1.371): MKRNSSVIFFLVALSQFVTMAFLIIGSITAPIFKQIGYSKYGEITYGTFGYCKDGSCSKASYNYNPDELSNSDDSWKLNGNARSILGKIIFITPIAAGLNFLGFLSTIISILLINVLSSERIGGTSAVMFFVNLACSTLGFLSASLICVVVFLLFYPHVTWCSWILIPGAALSLLVIPVIFLAYSGSSGSRGNDEMEELDEKGVLLNDPYLNAETGRFNIDADGDSNAFGDSRTNLLGSTFNNHTNATVLPDITPHRQDPKLSNVTTSTTSDVSTYDKEAKEGGISNISEFNDEEDDGMAYDKRRSTSTYSVIESESGLKSSGTANNYMRNNGNSSNNSVNHKVPLGKTEISSSPSLASSDYSQRDVIPNRNPSRLLNDIMETSFNEPNDGHINSVSSFNDKDSNLTSISQRGVNPELYNQAPRIIATTPQNIMPYAGQPHPTPLVYPQQHQQPQQLQQHQYNLYQRSTPAGPDPSNAILQSNPYFNIGPSQQPQRRNPVPRGSFAPNPLPNQSPITQGYKPAYKRRLQNKNLPRATTSLNNPYGFR; encoded by the coding sequence ATGAAGAGAAATTCTTCAgtaattttcttccttgTGGCTCTGTCACAATTCGTCACAATGGCTTTTCTCATTATCGGATCGATCACAGCCCCGATTTTCAAACAAATAGGCTACTCTAAATACGGTGAGATCACGTACGGCACATTCGGGTACTGTAAAGATGGTTCTTGTTCCAAAGCAAGCTATAACTACAATCCTGATGAATTATCAAACAGTGACGATAGCTGGAAGCTTAACGGCAATGCTAGATCTATACTGGGAAAAATCATCTTTATCACACCTATCGCTGCTGGTCTAAACTTTTTGGGATTTCTTTCTACTATTATCAGCATTTTATTAATTAACGTACTCTCCAGTGAAAGAATTGGTGGTACATCCGCCGTCATGTTTTTTGTCAACTTGGCATGTTCCACTCTAGGCTTTCTTTCCGCTTCTTTGATATGTGTCGTAGTGTTTTTACTGTTTTACCCTCATGTTACCTGGTGTTCATGGATTTTGATACCGGGGGCTGCTTTATCCTTACTAGTAATTCCCGTGATATTCTTGGCTTACTCAGGAAGCTCAGGTTCAAGAGGaaatgatgaaatggaGGAATTGGATGAAAAGGGTGTGCTACTGAATGATCCATATCTAAATGCAGAAACTGGAAGATTCAATATCGATGCCGATGGAGATTCGAACGCGTTTGGAGATTCAAGAACAAATTTATTGGGTAGTACCTTCAATAATCACACAAATGCCACAGTTCTCCCAGATATCACTCCACACCGTCAAGATCCGAAGTTATCAAACGTAACCACTTCAACCACATCTGATGTATCCACTTACGACAAAGAAGCTAAAGAAGGCGGCATCTCTAACATATCCGAATTCAATGACGAAGAGGACGATGGTATGGCATATGACAAGAGAAGATCTACTTCCACGTATTCCGTCATTGAAAGTGAAAGTGGCTTGAAAAGCAGTGGCACCGCCAATAATTACATGAGAAATAATGGTAACAGTTCCAATAATAGTGTTAATCATAAAGTGCCACTAGGCAAGACGGAAATTTCATCTAGCCCATCATTGGCGTCCTCAGACTACTCTCAAAGGGACGTCATACCTAACAGAAATCCCTCGAGATTATTAAATGATATCATGGAGACGTCGTTTAATGAACCGAACGACGGCCATATCAATAGCGTGTCCTCCTTCAACGATAAAGATTCAAACCTAACTTCAATATCACAAAGGGGTGTCAACCCAGAACTTTACAATCAAGCGCCTCGAATAATAGCGACTACCCCTCAAAACATAATGCCGTACGCTGGTCAACCACACCCAACTCCGTTAGTATACCCTCAACAACACCAACAACCGCAACAATTACAACAACATCAGTACAATTTATATCAAAGAAGTACTCCTGCTGGTCCAGATCCTTCTAATGCTATTCTACAAAGCAATCCTTATTTCAATATAGGCCCAAGCCAACAGCCACAACGCCGAAATCCGGTGCCAAGAGGCAGTTTTGCCCCAAATCCATTACCAAACCAGAGTCCCATAACACAAGGTTATAAGCCTGCTTATAAGAGAAGattacaaaacaaaaatctaCCCAGAGCCACTACTTCATTAAACAATCCGTACGGGTTCAGgtaa
- the TLG2 gene encoding t-SNARE syntaxin TLG2 (similar to Saccharomyces cerevisiae TLG2 (YOL018C); ancestral locus Anc_1.372), with protein sequence MFRDRTNLFLSYRRTFPHNLTALSGKASLGDDRDIEMGSYPMVDMSHDISARLIDERKNEYESRGDALPPIFIDIAQDVDDYLLEVRRLSEQLAKVYRKNSLPGFEDKSHDEALIEDLSFKVIQMLQKCYAVMKRLKAIYMSQFVDGKQLSREELIILDNLQKKYAEKIQTESNKFRVLQNNYLKFLNKDDLKPIRNKTSTEDTLFLDDEEEEAAREKREGLDIEDYSKRTLQRQQQLHDTSAEAYLRERDEEITQLARGVLEVSTIFREMQDLVIDQGTIVDRIDYNLENTVVELKSADKELNKATHYQKRTQKCKVILLLTLCVIALFFFVMLKPHGGGSGGRSHGSNDSSSNHDEDKNTPSTVEVREPEHRAPDGIL encoded by the coding sequence ATGTTTAGGGATAGAACtaatttatttttatcatacCGTAGAACTTTTCCACATAACCTTACCGCCCTATCTGGGAAAGCATCCTTGGGCGATGATCGCGATATTGAAATGGGGTCGTATCCAATGGTGGATATGTCTCATGACATATCCGCCAGGTTAATCGATGAACGAAAAAACGAGTATGAAAGTCGTGGTGATGCGTTACCACCTATATTTATTGATATAGCGCAGGATGTCGACGATTATCTTCTGGAGGTTAGACGGTTGAGTGAACAACTGGCTAAGGTTTATAGAAAAAACTCGTTGCCTGGATTTGAAGACAAGAGCCATGATGAGGCGTTGATTGAGGATCTAAGTTTTAAAGTGATTCAGATGTTACAGAAATGTTATGCCGTTATGAAACGGTTAAAGGCGATTTATATGTCTCAGTTTGTGGATGGAAAGCAACTAAGTCGAGAAGAGCTGATCATATTAGATAATTTACAGAAGAAGTACGCGGAAAAGATACAAACCGAAAGTAACAAGTTCAGGGTGTTACAAAACAActatttgaaatttttaaataagGATGATCTGAAACCCATTCGTAATAAGACCAGTACAGAGGACACGCTGTTCCtggatgatgaagaagaggaggCAGCAAGAGAGAAGCGAGAGGGACTCGACATTGAGGACTACTCAAAAAGGACGTTACAGAGGCAGCAACAGCTTCATGACACTTCCGCAGAAGCGTACTTGAGAGAACGGGACGAAGAAATTACACAGTTGGCAAGAGGTGTGTTAGAAGTGAGCACTATTTTCAGGGAAATGCAAGACTTAGTTATTGACCAAGGAACCATTGTAGATAGAATAGATTATAATCTAGAAAATACAGTGGTGGAACTAAAAAGTGCAGATAAGGAATTGAATAAGGCCACACACTACCAGAAGAGGACTCAGAAATGTAAAGTTATTCTGCTGCTAACCTTGTGTGTGATTGcactctttttctttgtcatgCTGAAACCACACGGTGGTGGCAGTGGCGGTCGTAGCCATGGTAGCAACGACAGTAGTAGTAACCATGACGAGGACAAGAATACACCAAGTACTGTTGAAGTACGCGAGCCTGAACATAGAGCTCCAGACGGAATACTTTGA